Within Dysgonomonas sp. HDW5A, the genomic segment TGGTATTGCAATATATACCGGATATCTATGTTCTGTAAAGAGTGAGTCTTAATAAATACCAAGCTCCCATTAATAAAGTACACCAATTATATATGATATATTACACCATCCTATTATTTGTTATTCTTGATTTTATCTGGACTCAATATCTGGCATATCGAAATAGAAAGCGAATGAGTCCAAACATTCCTGAGCAATTGATAGGAATATATGATCAAGAGAAATACGAAAAACAACAAGCATATCAAAAAGAAAATAGCCGGATGGGATTATTTTCGGGATTCATATCGTTTATAATAATTCTTCTGATTCTTATATTTCAAGGATTTGGATGGTTAGACCAATATGTAAGAGCATACACTGACAATATGATTTTTGTATCCCTTATTTTTATTGGTATCCTATATCTTGGAAATGAGATTGTTTCACTTCCTTTTTCTCTTTATGATACTTTTGTTATTGAGAAAAAGTATGGATTCAATAAATCCACTCCTAAATTATTTTGGATGGATCAACTCAAAAGCCTAGTTCTTTCTATACTTTTAGGAGGCGTAATATTATCTTTATTGATTTGGTTTTACAGTAGTTTAGAAAATTATGCCTGGTTATATGCTTGGGGACTTGTAACAGCATTTACTTTATTTATAACTTTCTTTTATTCCAATATTATTGTACCTCTCTTCAATAAACAAACTCCATTGGAAGCTGGAGAATTGCGGAATGCTATTGAAGAATTTTCAAACAAAGCAGGCTTTAAACTTACAAATATCTATGTCATGGATGCATCGAAACGATCAACCAAAGCCAATGCTTACTTCACGGGGTTAGGTAGTAAAAAACGAATTGTACTATTCGATACCCTGATAAATGATCTTTCTACAAACGAAATTGTTGCTGTATTGGCACACGAAATAGGCCACTACAAGAAAAAGCATATTATTCAGCATCTTATAACTTCTATCTTATATACAGGTGCTTTACTTTTTATACTTTCATTCTTTTTAAGCAGTACTGATCTGGCTTTAGCATTAGGAAGTAATATTCCGTCATTTCATTTAGGAATTATAGCCTTCTCGATTTTATTTACACCTATATCTATAATATTGGGATTGTTGATGAATATATCGAGCCGAAAGAATGAATATGAAGCCGATGCTTATGCTGCCGGTTTTGGTTTAGGAGATTCTTTAATCAGCGGTCTGAAAAAACTGTCGGTAGAAGCTCTTAGCAATCTGAATCCCGATCCTTGGAATGTATTCATTTACTATTCACACCCCACACTTTTGCAACGTATCGAACGACTAAAATTATATCTAAACTAATTTATAATGAAATTCACTTTATTACTTTTATGTGTAGCTCTTTCCTTTGGGCACACATATTCGCAACCCAAGTATAAAAACCCCAAACTAAGTGCTGAAGAACGGACTCAGGATCTGGTTAGCCGAATGACTTTGGAAGAAAAAGTAGGTCAACTTCTCTGTCCTTTAGGATGGGAAATGTATGAAAAACAAGGCAGCAAAGTTACTCAATCAAAAAAATTTGAAGATATTGTCAAAGAAAGACAGATTGGTATGCTATGGGCAACTTTCAGAGCAGACCCCTGGACTCAAAAAACATTGGAAAATGGATTAAATCCAACACAGGCAGCCGAAGCAGGAAATGCGCTTCAACGATATATTATAAATAATACCCGCTTAGGAATTCCTATTTTCTTGGCTGAAGAATGTCCTCATGGACACATGGCTATCGGAACAACTGTTTTTCCGACAGCAATAGGTCAAGCAGCAACTTGGAATCCTGAACTTTTAACCAAAATGAGTTCTACGATTGCACAGGAAGCTCGTTTACAAGGTTCTCATATCGGATATGGTCCTGTATTGGATTTAGCCAGAGAACCTCGCTGGTCTCGTACCGAAGAAACT encodes:
- a CDS encoding M48 family metallopeptidase; translation: MIYYTILLFVILDFIWTQYLAYRNRKRMSPNIPEQLIGIYDQEKYEKQQAYQKENSRMGLFSGFISFIIILLILIFQGFGWLDQYVRAYTDNMIFVSLIFIGILYLGNEIVSLPFSLYDTFVIEKKYGFNKSTPKLFWMDQLKSLVLSILLGGVILSLLIWFYSSLENYAWLYAWGLVTAFTLFITFFYSNIIVPLFNKQTPLEAGELRNAIEEFSNKAGFKLTNIYVMDASKRSTKANAYFTGLGSKKRIVLFDTLINDLSTNEIVAVLAHEIGHYKKKHIIQHLITSILYTGALLFILSFFLSSTDLALALGSNIPSFHLGIIAFSILFTPISIILGLLMNISSRKNEYEADAYAAGFGLGDSLISGLKKLSVEALSNLNPDPWNVFIYYSHPTLLQRIERLKLYLN